One region of Vicia villosa cultivar HV-30 ecotype Madison, WI unplaced genomic scaffold, Vvil1.0 ctg.000251F_1_1, whole genome shotgun sequence genomic DNA includes:
- the LOC131625948 gene encoding uncharacterized protein LOC131625948: MAAQSSQFQEETRSNFRNTGASIKNLEIQMSQITQQLASPQQPGALPSATVTNPKDHNNVSAIVTRSGKAKEVVEEIAKEGEPLLEVDVEIKENEAQVEDLGVLEPTTKGKTSEQKPEIKLPFPTRNKKKGQHEKNFQKFLEMFKKLELNIPFLEGMKILVKKKDRGSVTIPCTIGDRSFKKALIDLGASVSLMPLSIYKRLGIGKVQDTRMTLQFADHSVKRPYGIVEDVLVKIDKFVFPVDFVILEMPEDE, from the exons ATGGCTGCTCAAAGCTCccaatttcaagaagaaacaagaagtaaTTTTCGGAATACAGGAGCatcaattaaaaatcttgaaattcaaatgagtcaaaTAACACAACAATTGGCAAGCCCTCAGCAACCTGGTGCTCTGCCTAGTGCCACAGTTACAAACCCCAAAGACCATAATAATGTGAGCGCTATAGTAACTAGAAGTGGTAAAGCGAAAGAAGTTGTTGAGGAGATTGCTAAAGAAGGAGAGCCATTGCTTGAAGTAGATGTAGAAATAAAAGAGAATGAAGCACAAGTGGAAGACTTAGGTGTGTTGGAACCAACAACTAAAGGGAAGACTAGTGAACAAAAACCGGAAATCAAATTACCCTTTCcaacaagaaataagaagaaagggCAGCACgagaaaaactttcaaaaattcttGGAAATGTTTAAGAAACTTGAGTTGAACATACCATTCCTGGAG ggtatgaagattctGGTGAAGAAGAAAGACCGAGGCTCTGTAACTATTCCTTGTACGATTGGGGATAGATCATTTAAAAAGGCTCTTATTGACTTAGGAGCAAGTGTTAGCCTTATGCCGCTGTCCATCTACAAGAGATTGGGAATTGGTAAAGTtcaagatacaagaatgacactccaaTTTGCCGATCATTCCGTAAAAAGACCGTACGGGATAGTAGAAGATGTGCTTGTAAAAATAGACAAGTTTGTGTTTCCAGTGgattttgtaattttagagaTGCCAGAAGATGAATAA